One genomic segment of Flavobacteriaceae bacterium includes these proteins:
- a CDS encoding TOMM precursor leader peptide-binding protein, translating into MDIEKMIEKSDFIIAGATQWSPYHLEEINSIALTKNTPWLYIGGIEETAIKIGPLFYGKETGCYNCLMSRIKSHSDTLSYLNTYEAYLRKHKIASKPDAVSNKSILNNIVANMALLEVLNFIEVWSLPVTWKTVLKIDTINFETTKHKLLKKPFCEICKPELLYNASPWLEPVTLK; encoded by the coding sequence ATGGATATCGAAAAAATGATAGAGAAAAGTGATTTTATTATTGCAGGTGCAACACAATGGTCACCATACCATTTGGAAGAAATAAATAGCATTGCATTAACAAAAAATACTCCGTGGTTGTATATAGGGGGTATAGAAGAAACTGCTATTAAAATAGGACCTTTGTTTTATGGGAAAGAAACGGGATGCTACAATTGTTTGATGAGCCGTATAAAAAGCCATTCCGATACCCTTTCTTATTTGAATACCTATGAAGCATATTTAAGAAAACATAAAATAGCATCGAAACCTGATGCTGTTTCTAATAAAAGCATTTTAAATAATATTGTTGCAAATATGGCTCTTTTAGAGGTGCTCAACTTTATAGAAGTTTGGAGTTTGCCTGTAACATGGAAAACGGTTTTAAAAATAGATACGATTAATTTTGAAACAACGAAACACAAGTTATTAAAAAAACCTTTTTGTGAAATTTGTAAACCTGAATTGCTATACAATGCTTCTCCTTGGTTAGAACCCGTCACCTTAAAATAA
- a CDS encoding ATP-binding cassette domain-containing protein translates to MNVIKLSNISYYIKQKEIVKDISFHVQQGDYFALLGENGSGKSMLIDLLLGDLKPNSGHVSFFEKPKKDFSKVGVVYDQLPVFPMLKVDEIINYFCAIHKLKSKDIKDQYYDLFHLRKIKNSLTRELSQGERKKFGLVLSILKPSELLVLDEPFANLDPTIIDKLWSALKEKSKTIFFTSHNWKEVETIANKICFIYQGKILQKPLSPAQLIAKLPATKKIAIENDLTIVDRFKNYDYFIHDKTVHFFYDENSNLLTEISKTTSNYSIQNAGLKDAYLYFISLIKKS, encoded by the coding sequence ATGAATGTCATAAAACTTTCAAATATTAGTTATTATATCAAACAAAAAGAAATAGTAAAAGACATAAGCTTTCACGTACAACAAGGTGACTATTTTGCCTTATTGGGTGAAAATGGCTCAGGAAAATCTATGCTCATCGACCTTTTGTTAGGCGATTTAAAACCTAATAGCGGCCATGTTTCTTTTTTTGAAAAACCAAAAAAAGACTTTAGTAAAGTAGGGGTTGTTTATGACCAACTACCTGTTTTTCCAATGCTAAAAGTAGATGAGATCATCAATTATTTTTGTGCGATTCATAAATTAAAAAGCAAAGATATTAAAGATCAGTATTATGACTTGTTTCATCTTAGAAAAATTAAAAATTCTTTAACTCGAGAACTATCACAAGGAGAGAGAAAGAAATTTGGCTTGGTATTGTCTATTCTCAAACCTTCCGAATTATTGGTATTGGATGAGCCTTTTGCAAATTTAGACCCCACAATCATTGATAAATTGTGGAGTGCTTTAAAAGAAAAATCAAAAACAATTTTTTTTACTTCTCACAATTGGAAAGAAGTAGAAACCATAGCAAACAAAATTTGTTTTATTTATCAAGGTAAAATTCTGCAAAAACCACTTTCTCCTGCTCAACTTATAGCGAAACTTCCTGCAACTAAAAAAATAGCTATAGAAAACGATCTTACAATAGTAGACAGGTTTAAAAATTACGACTATTTTATTCACGACAAAACAGTGCATTTCTTTTATGATGAAAACAGTAATTTGCTAACTGAAATTAGCAAAACAACAAGCAACTACTCCATTCAAAATGCAGGCTTAAAAGATGCCTATTTATATTTTATAAGTTTGATTAAAAAATCATAA
- a CDS encoding TonB-dependent receptor plug domain-containing protein, with protein MRFLFFKIFLFASFHCFSQTLLKGIVKEKQGSPVFAANVYVKSAPEKGTVTDFDGKFSLPIHKEDTLVVSYVGFQTLEILLNVIDTEKVLEITLLEAKNTLEEIVIKYTDPISEQFSVVKMDMLKDVYLNPVAQGDPLKAITIQPFSTNTDETANPSLRGSSGDRSRVVFNGVPIINPVRASNLENQGFFSLLNPEIIEKQYVYASNPSLTFGNTSAGLVEIETKRILKNNSLQLSTGLAGTGFMLHQQIKKKSFVQVYGNYQFSEAYIGIQEKYLPAIRSFSTKDFGLNFHSNLSEKVEFNSFGYFIDEDFSGKNIETFTYIGDSENSRKRFFTVNSVKFYTKKGTWQINNGISIDKTSFEHGNSNYKANYKNIFTAIHYKWFLLDNTDIQFGISHDHHSHIFKDTIPTYYYAISPESPSFYRETTIENTIVEGYVYMLWKLNNQWSFSSAIRRNIPTNNQESYMSSQTSFKFKPSEKHYFLLSGGEYHSYSVPNSLATSYNLLKSFQLAFDYHFDYKNTLLKIAAYFKKETGEQNRDVFSSFDKATTFGVEFFIEQQFLKYFKFTFANSFINQEQIINDTAYPGNYDLNYFFKTNLQYTSLKFLTIALGYIGRPGGYYTPINGSNYHSEIQFYEPVFAENLYSERYKSYSTFNFNISKFLPLKNNSFVFYASVNNIFNQKNQRVVQYNKDYSLRHFDNYSNRTFYFGMVWKLNY; from the coding sequence ATGAGATTTCTATTTTTCAAGATTTTTCTTTTTGCTTCCTTTCATTGCTTTTCACAAACCCTGCTAAAAGGCATTGTAAAAGAGAAGCAAGGAAGCCCTGTTTTTGCTGCAAATGTATATGTAAAATCTGCTCCGGAAAAAGGTACAGTTACTGATTTTGATGGAAAATTTAGTTTGCCAATTCACAAAGAAGACACGTTGGTAGTTTCTTATGTGGGTTTTCAAACTTTAGAGATTCTATTAAATGTTATTGACACAGAAAAAGTTTTAGAAATCACACTTTTAGAGGCTAAAAACACCTTAGAAGAAATTGTTATAAAATATACGGATCCCATTTCTGAGCAGTTTTCAGTAGTAAAAATGGATATGCTAAAAGATGTATATCTTAATCCTGTTGCTCAGGGCGACCCACTAAAAGCCATTACCATACAACCTTTTTCTACTAATACAGACGAAACGGCGAACCCTTCACTGAGAGGTAGTAGTGGTGATCGTTCAAGGGTTGTTTTTAACGGTGTGCCGATCATCAATCCTGTACGAGCCTCCAATCTTGAAAACCAAGGTTTTTTTAGTCTTTTGAATCCTGAAATTATTGAAAAACAATATGTGTACGCCAGCAACCCTTCGCTTACTTTTGGTAATACTTCCGCAGGTTTGGTAGAGATAGAAACCAAAAGAATATTGAAAAACAACAGCTTACAATTATCGACAGGCTTAGCGGGAACTGGTTTTATGTTACATCAACAAATAAAGAAAAAATCGTTTGTTCAGGTATATGGAAATTATCAATTTTCAGAGGCTTATATTGGCATACAAGAAAAATATTTGCCTGCTATAAGAAGTTTCAGTACTAAAGATTTTGGACTTAATTTTCACAGTAATTTGAGTGAAAAAGTAGAATTCAACTCGTTTGGTTATTTTATAGATGAAGATTTTAGTGGAAAAAATATAGAAACATTTACTTATATAGGCGATTCAGAAAACAGTAGAAAGCGTTTTTTTACTGTCAATAGTGTAAAATTTTACACCAAAAAAGGTACTTGGCAAATTAATAACGGGATAAGTATTGACAAGACAAGTTTTGAACATGGAAATTCAAATTACAAGGCTAATTATAAAAATATTTTTACGGCTATCCATTACAAATGGTTTCTTTTAGACAATACGGATATTCAATTTGGTATTTCACACGATCACCACAGTCATATTTTTAAAGATACAATCCCTACTTATTATTATGCAATTTCGCCAGAATCTCCCAGTTTTTATAGAGAAACAACTATTGAAAATACTATTGTAGAAGGGTATGTTTATATGCTTTGGAAACTAAATAATCAATGGAGTTTTTCTTCGGCGATACGACGTAATATTCCTACAAATAACCAAGAATCTTATATGAGTTCTCAAACGAGTTTTAAATTCAAACCCAGTGAAAAGCATTATTTTTTGCTGAGTGGAGGGGAATATCACAGTTATAGTGTGCCAAATTCCCTTGCAACTTCCTATAATTTACTAAAGAGCTTTCAGTTGGCGTTTGATTATCATTTTGACTATAAAAACACACTTTTAAAAATAGCTGCCTATTTTAAAAAAGAAACAGGGGAACAAAATAGAGACGTTTTTTCAAGCTTTGATAAAGCCACTACTTTTGGAGTAGAATTTTTTATTGAACAACAATTTTTAAAGTATTTTAAATTTACATTCGCTAATTCCTTTATCAATCAAGAGCAAATAATTAACGATACTGCTTATCCCGGAAATTATGATTTGAATTATTTTTTTAAAACAAATTTACAATATACCAGTCTTAAATTCTTAACTATTGCATTGGGTTATATAGGCAGACCGGGAGGTTATTATACCCCTATAAATGGAAGTAATTATCATTCTGAAATCCAATTTTACGAACCTGTTTTTGCGGAGAATTTGTACAGTGAGCGATATAAAAGTTATTCAACTTTCAATTTTAATATCAGTAAATTCTTACCTTTAAAAAATAACTCCTTTGTCTTTTATGCTTCTGTAAATAATATATTCAATCAAAAAAATCAACGAGTTGTACAATACAATAAGGATTACTCTCTCAGACACTTTGACAACTATTCTAATAGAACATTTTATTTTGGAATGGTTTGGAAATTAAATTATTAA
- a CDS encoding SagB/ThcOx family dehydrogenase yields MMHIQKIKEKYDKKDGSLYGKNNIEDSLAMLYHENSKFTSHSLRTQGEIIGSFSSPFITERCVQPYKCYPGQVQIDLNAYIKSNPAKDFFTILHRRKSIRDYQKDYKISLNELGILLYNSYGVTKKSKIEGLDKEAHLGFRNVPSGGGLYPLEMYIVLFKSHIPLGLYHYRPDINCLEEIKQGLFLKELSEVIQAEPYTAIQNASAIVMTTGLIERQTIKYGERAYRFLMQESGAVGQNISLIAETLQLGACWVGGYLDDKLNEFLGIDGVFETINNVIIIGKKQEKTVSDSL; encoded by the coding sequence ATGATGCATATACAAAAAATTAAAGAAAAATACGATAAGAAGGATGGCTCTTTATACGGCAAAAATAACATTGAAGATTCTTTGGCAATGTTGTATCATGAAAATTCAAAATTTACATCTCATTCTCTTAGAACACAGGGAGAAATTATAGGTTCGTTTTCCAGTCCTTTTATTACGGAACGATGTGTCCAACCTTATAAGTGTTACCCGGGGCAAGTACAAATTGATTTAAATGCGTATATCAAATCAAATCCTGCAAAAGATTTTTTTACGATTTTACATCGACGAAAAAGCATTCGTGATTATCAAAAAGATTACAAAATTTCTTTAAATGAATTGGGCATACTCTTGTATAATAGTTATGGCGTTACCAAAAAATCAAAAATAGAAGGATTAGACAAAGAAGCTCATTTAGGTTTCCGAAATGTACCCTCCGGAGGAGGATTGTATCCTCTGGAGATGTATATTGTGCTGTTTAAATCTCATATTCCTTTAGGTCTGTATCATTACCGACCGGATATAAACTGTTTGGAAGAAATAAAACAAGGGCTGTTCCTCAAAGAACTTTCAGAAGTAATACAGGCAGAACCTTATACAGCTATTCAAAATGCTTCTGCAATTGTGATGACTACGGGACTTATAGAACGACAAACTATTAAATATGGTGAAAGAGCTTACCGCTTTTTAATGCAGGAGTCCGGGGCTGTTGGGCAAAATATAAGCCTTATTGCAGAAACCTTACAGCTTGGTGCATGTTGGGTAGGGGGATATTTAGATGACAAACTCAACGAATTTTTAGGGATAGATGGTGTTTTTGAAACCATCAACAATGTTATTATCATCGGTAAAAAACAAGAAAAAACAGTTTCGGATTCATTATGA